One region of Chryseobacterium sp. C-71 genomic DNA includes:
- a CDS encoding glycosyltransferase, with protein MLSIIISSYQPHYYTALEQNIAATCGVEYELIKIDNPGLMGLCQAYNKGAEKAKYEYLLFLHEDVNLLTVNWGKLIISQLSESDDIGLIGVAGGTYVPAVPYGWFTTLKNARINILQHKKDGTKTLEKTFDASKEKVIPVDGVFLGMRKSIFNKFKFDENLKGYHGYDTEISLRVSTQYQNYVTSEILLEHYSKGNPDQKWLESNIYIRKKLGSSFNVKINRDLEYQMYERFVRDYFKSYPKNFLTVIKVLKFFPFFKIGRRKYLPLLKFTISQ; from the coding sequence ATGCTCTCCATCATCATCTCATCATACCAGCCCCACTATTACACTGCACTTGAACAAAACATTGCAGCCACCTGTGGCGTGGAATATGAGCTGATCAAAATAGACAATCCCGGTTTGATGGGGCTCTGCCAAGCTTATAATAAAGGTGCAGAGAAAGCAAAATATGAGTATCTATTGTTTTTGCATGAAGATGTGAATCTACTTACAGTGAATTGGGGAAAATTAATTATCTCACAACTTTCTGAATCTGATGACATAGGCCTGATAGGTGTTGCCGGAGGAACTTACGTTCCTGCTGTACCATATGGCTGGTTTACTACTCTTAAAAATGCAAGAATCAATATTCTTCAACATAAAAAAGACGGAACCAAAACGTTAGAAAAAACTTTTGATGCTTCAAAAGAAAAAGTAATTCCTGTAGATGGTGTTTTTTTAGGTATGAGGAAATCAATATTCAATAAATTCAAATTTGATGAAAATCTTAAAGGATACCATGGCTACGACACAGAAATAAGCCTTCGTGTCTCAACACAATATCAAAACTATGTGACATCAGAAATTCTTTTAGAACATTATTCTAAAGGAAACCCTGACCAAAAATGGCTAGAAAGCAACATTTACATTAGAAAGAAGCTTGGCAGTAGTTTTAATGTTAAAATAAATAGAGATCTCGAATATCAGATGTACGAAAGATTCGTTCGTGATTATTTCAAATCCTATCCTAAAAATTTTTTAACGGTCATTAAAGTTTTAAAGTTTTTTCCATTTTTTAAAATAGGCCGCAGAAAATATTTACCACTTCTTAAATTTACTATTTCACAATAA